One window from the genome of Micromonospora aurantiaca ATCC 27029 encodes:
- a CDS encoding DUF6002 family protein has translation MTVTTPATRNMITDYYDVIASAVRRCGAVPGDAPGTPGFAPGFDLPELTLAVREFYAAATVSWSPLGHYGGHDLTMLDLTANPGTRTTKTFASMVIVARAVEHIRRTGERLCIVTPTSGNKGVALRDSVARAYAAGLVTPEQLSIVVLAPAATRHKFRHDALAADPATRAVNPLLRYTGADPEGVKALGRAFVDEYAATAYDKHGVTLWYTLDLRNYLVADAARAAFEADVSPATGSRWHAHAVSSAFGLLGYNLGRDVLEATGDADPADRPGFLLVQHLGTPDMVLNLRHGSFERDHCPAYTLDENRGVWTQDADLRFPAVTDDPAEVLDPTFYTHRPVTSPAMNALVRRHGGDGIVVSRRECVRRYPVARQWLADAGLTLPEDPARLREWSILMALTGVCNAVDRGLVPAGHEIVVHGTGSYCDDFRIAEPDAEVSTLADVVAAVLDQR, from the coding sequence TCATCGCGTCGGCGGTGCGCCGGTGCGGCGCGGTCCCCGGCGACGCGCCCGGCACGCCCGGCTTCGCGCCCGGCTTCGACCTGCCCGAGCTGACCCTCGCGGTACGCGAGTTCTACGCCGCCGCCACGGTCAGCTGGTCCCCGCTGGGCCACTACGGCGGGCACGACCTGACGATGCTCGACCTGACCGCCAACCCGGGCACCCGGACCACGAAGACGTTCGCCTCGATGGTGATCGTCGCCCGCGCGGTGGAGCACATCCGGCGTACCGGCGAGCGGCTGTGCATCGTCACCCCGACCTCCGGCAACAAGGGCGTCGCGCTGCGCGACTCGGTGGCGCGCGCGTACGCGGCCGGGCTGGTGACCCCGGAGCAGCTGTCCATCGTGGTGCTGGCGCCGGCGGCGACCCGGCACAAGTTCCGCCACGACGCGCTCGCCGCCGATCCCGCGACCCGTGCGGTCAACCCGCTGCTGCGGTACACCGGCGCGGATCCGGAGGGCGTGAAGGCGCTCGGCCGCGCGTTCGTCGACGAGTACGCGGCCACCGCGTACGACAAGCACGGCGTCACCCTCTGGTACACCCTCGACCTGCGCAACTACCTGGTCGCCGACGCCGCCCGGGCCGCCTTCGAGGCCGACGTGTCGCCGGCCACCGGTTCCCGCTGGCACGCGCACGCAGTGTCCAGCGCGTTCGGCCTGCTCGGCTACAACCTGGGCCGCGACGTGCTGGAGGCGACCGGCGACGCCGACCCGGCCGACCGGCCCGGTTTCCTGCTCGTGCAGCATCTCGGCACGCCGGACATGGTGCTCAACCTGCGCCACGGCTCGTTCGAGCGGGACCACTGCCCGGCGTACACACTCGACGAGAACCGGGGCGTCTGGACGCAGGACGCCGACCTGCGCTTCCCGGCCGTCACCGACGACCCGGCCGAGGTGCTCGACCCGACGTTCTACACCCACCGCCCGGTGACCTCCCCGGCCATGAACGCGCTCGTGCGGCGGCACGGCGGCGACGGCATCGTGGTGTCGCGGCGCGAGTGCGTCCGGCGCTACCCGGTCGCCCGGCAGTGGCTCGCCGACGCCGGCCTGACGCTGCCCGAGGACCCGGCCCGGCTGCGGGAGTGGTCGATCCTGATGGCGCTGACCGGCGTCTGCAACGCCGTCGACCGGGGCCTGGTGCCGGCCGGGCACGAGATCGTGGTGCACGGCACCGGCAGCTACTGCGACGACTTCCGGATCGCCGAGCCCGACGCCGAGGTGTCCACGCTCGCCGACGTGGTCGCCGCCGTCCTGGACCAGCGGTGA
- a CDS encoding non-ribosomal peptide synthetase, giving the protein MSPSPQPLGPPPRLAARAQAAGVDPAAVVLTATALVVRRYTGSPVVTLRHGDDPVTLDLTADAPIRELCRSLCPAPPDQPVDATVEVSADLAGVTVSGLPAAYADDLRADLAEFLSTLDPDASSAGVLPSARYERRPAPDLWRLHGGDGTEADRVRGDTIPAAFAAAVRAYPERPAVLADDATVTYRELGAAVAATAEALAGPGDVTAPVAVLCRHGVATITGILAALASGSPYVPLDPAYPAARLAAMLRDAGVRAIVADPGHEGRAAALAADAGLELPVVSLRRGEPGVPVPSGPARPDDPAYVLYTSGSTGKPKGVVQSHRNVLFGVRNHVRNFAVRPDDRTSVLTSFGYDMAVTDTFSALLSGAAAVPVDVRTHGLGHLTGALADRGVTVYHSTPTVFRYVVASLGEHGRLPSVRAVVLGGEEVTRHDVTLARRSFAPGVVFVNGYGTTEISFAAQHHLPPDADPGRAVVPIGHPLPGVEVVLTDPAGRPACLTGEVVVRTPHVALGYLGLPELTAARFTEQDGVRAYRTGDIARRLPDGMLVYLGRGDRMVKIRGYRVELGEIEACLAALPRVAHAAVVARRGASGAGEQEIVAYVVGAAGTVVEPGALRERLAAVLPDFMVPRAVVAVPELPIGPTGKLDQAALPDPDAGRPDVGGPHAGQPAAGRPAAGGPPAGPVEQTIAAGWCAVLGLPAVDRLVNFFEAGGHSLQLALVQGYLEEHLGRRVPLARLVEFPTVAALAAYLERAGDAAGVPEDGRLTAVGRRMARRAAARAAGGEGRA; this is encoded by the coding sequence GTGAGCCCGTCCCCGCAGCCGCTCGGCCCGCCGCCGCGGCTCGCCGCCCGGGCGCAGGCCGCGGGCGTCGACCCGGCCGCCGTCGTCCTCACCGCCACGGCCCTGGTGGTACGCCGGTACACCGGATCCCCTGTGGTGACGCTGCGGCACGGCGACGACCCGGTGACGCTCGACCTGACCGCCGACGCGCCGATCCGGGAGTTGTGCCGCTCGCTGTGCCCGGCGCCGCCGGACCAACCGGTCGACGCCACCGTCGAGGTGAGCGCCGACCTGGCCGGCGTCACCGTGTCCGGGCTGCCCGCCGCGTACGCCGACGACCTCCGCGCCGACCTGGCCGAGTTCCTGTCCACGCTGGACCCGGACGCCTCGTCGGCGGGGGTGCTGCCGTCGGCTCGGTACGAGCGGCGTCCGGCGCCGGACCTCTGGCGGCTGCACGGCGGTGACGGCACCGAGGCCGATCGGGTACGCGGCGACACCATCCCGGCCGCGTTCGCCGCGGCGGTGCGGGCGTACCCGGAACGGCCGGCGGTGCTCGCCGACGACGCGACTGTGACCTACCGGGAACTCGGCGCGGCAGTCGCCGCGACCGCCGAAGCGCTGGCCGGGCCGGGTGACGTCACGGCGCCGGTGGCGGTGCTGTGCCGCCACGGCGTCGCCACGATCACCGGCATCCTGGCGGCGCTGGCGTCGGGGTCGCCGTACGTGCCGCTGGACCCGGCGTACCCGGCGGCCCGCCTGGCCGCGATGCTGCGCGACGCAGGCGTCCGGGCGATCGTCGCGGACCCCGGCCACGAAGGGCGGGCCGCCGCGCTCGCGGCCGACGCCGGGCTGGAGCTGCCTGTCGTGTCGTTGCGCCGGGGCGAACCCGGCGTGCCGGTGCCGTCCGGGCCCGCGCGCCCGGACGACCCGGCGTACGTGCTCTACACCTCCGGGTCCACCGGGAAGCCGAAGGGCGTGGTGCAGAGCCACCGCAACGTGCTGTTCGGCGTCCGCAACCACGTGCGCAACTTCGCCGTCCGGCCGGACGACCGCACGAGCGTGCTCACCTCGTTCGGCTACGACATGGCCGTCACCGACACGTTCAGCGCGCTGCTGTCCGGCGCCGCCGCCGTCCCGGTCGACGTCCGCACGCACGGCCTCGGCCACCTCACCGGCGCGCTCGCCGACCGGGGCGTCACCGTCTACCACTCCACCCCGACCGTCTTCCGGTACGTGGTGGCGAGCCTCGGAGAGCACGGGCGGCTGCCGTCGGTCCGCGCGGTCGTCCTCGGCGGCGAGGAGGTCACCCGGCACGACGTGACGCTGGCCCGGCGGTCGTTCGCGCCGGGCGTGGTGTTCGTCAACGGGTACGGCACCACCGAGATCAGCTTCGCCGCGCAGCACCACCTGCCGCCGGACGCCGACCCGGGGCGCGCAGTCGTGCCGATCGGGCATCCGTTGCCGGGCGTCGAGGTGGTGCTGACCGACCCGGCCGGACGCCCGGCCTGCCTCACCGGCGAGGTGGTCGTGCGCACCCCGCACGTCGCGCTCGGATATCTGGGCCTGCCGGAGCTGACCGCGGCCCGGTTCACCGAGCAGGACGGGGTGCGCGCGTACCGGACCGGTGACATCGCGCGGCGGCTGCCCGACGGCATGCTCGTCTACCTGGGCCGCGGCGACCGGATGGTGAAGATCCGCGGCTACCGGGTGGAGCTGGGCGAGATCGAGGCCTGCCTGGCGGCGCTGCCGAGGGTGGCCCACGCGGCGGTGGTGGCGCGGCGGGGCGCGTCCGGCGCGGGCGAGCAGGAGATCGTCGCGTACGTGGTCGGCGCCGCCGGGACGGTCGTCGAGCCGGGAGCGCTGCGGGAACGGCTGGCCGCTGTGCTGCCGGACTTCATGGTGCCCCGGGCGGTGGTGGCGGTGCCGGAGTTGCCGATCGGCCCGACCGGCAAGCTCGACCAGGCCGCCCTGCCCGACCCGGACGCCGGCCGCCCGGACGTCGGAGGGCCGCACGCGGGGCAGCCGGCCGCCGGACGCCCGGCCGCCGGGGGACCGCCGGCCGGGCCGGTCGAGCAGACCATCGCCGCAGGCTGGTGCGCGGTGCTCGGACTGCCCGCAGTGGACCGCCTGGTGAACTTCTTCGAGGCGGGCGGGCACTCGCTCCAGCTCGCCCTGGTGCAGGGGTACCTGGAGGAACACCTCGGCCGCCGGGTGCCGCTGGCCCGGCTGGTGGAGTTCCCGACGGTGGCGGCGCTGGCCGCGTACCTGGAGAGGGCCGGGGACGCCGCGGGCGTACCGGAGGACGGCCGGCTGACCGCGGTCGGACGCCGGATGGCCCGCCGCGCCGCCGCGCGGGCCGCCGGCGGGGAGGGACGGGCGTGA